In Oncorhynchus masou masou isolate Uvic2021 unplaced genomic scaffold, UVic_Omas_1.1 unplaced_scaffold_8737, whole genome shotgun sequence, a single window of DNA contains:
- the LOC135537935 gene encoding histone-arginine methyltransferase CARM1-like, translating into MSQGMAVSGMPTAYDLSTVMGSGSTVSHNNLIPLVNTGIVNHTHSRMGSIMSTGIVQGASTGQSGPSSSSSSNQQQQHYPVTNQFTMGGPAISMASPIAILATPCIMGVKTSSPFTSEPLHDLY; encoded by the exons ATGAGCCAGGGCATGGCTGTGTcag ggatgCCTACAGCCTATGACCTCAGTACAGTCATGGGCAGCGGCTCGACGGTGTCCCACAACAACCTCATCCCCCTCG TGAACACAGGGATAGTGAATCACACCCACTCCAGGATGGGCTCCATCATGAGCACCGGAATCGTCCAGG GAGCTTCTACTGGCCAATCAGGtcctagcagcagcagcagctctaaccagcagcagcagcattatcCCGTCACCAACCAGTTCACCATGGGGGGACCCGCCATCTCCATGGCCTCTCCCATAGCCATCCTAGCAACACCATGCATTATGGGAGTTAAGACCTCGTCACCCTTCACCTCCGAACCCCTGCATGACCTCTACTAG